In the genome of Streptomyces sp. Tu 3180, the window GGAAGTGCTCCTCGACGACGGCTACCTCGGCCTCAGGCGCGACCACCCCGGCCAGGCGGTCACGCCACCAAGAAAAGCGAACAAGATCAGCCCGCCCGAGGTCCACGAAGCCCGCCTACGAGCCCGCCACCAGCACTCGTCCCGACGCACCAGCGTCGAACACGCCCTCGCCGATCACAAACGTCGGAAGCAGCTGACCCGGTGGACCCACCGGCGCGAGACCCTCCCCGCCACCTACCGGGCCATCGCCGGCCTCGTCTCCGACCACACCGCCAACGCCTGACCGCGACCCCGATCAGGCAAACACGGCCTCACCCGCTGTCACGCACCGGCTCGTTAGGAGTGAGGTTGGGCGATCACACGTGTGACCTGCGCATTCCGTGCCGTGGGCAGAGTCCGGCCGAGCTTACCCCCGCAGATCCCGGTTCCCCGTGAGTCCCTGTCCGTTCTGACACGGGAGTGGCACGGCCGCGGGACCGTGCCTCGGACCCCTCGATGCGAACTATGGGCCGGGCGGTCGTTGAGGTTTCGCGGGCTGGTCAGGACGTCGGTACCGGTGGCTGACAGCCGTTCGTGGTCGTAGGGGTTGCTGTACTTCAATGCTGTACGGGGTTGTCGGTGGCAGGCACTAACGTGGCCGCAGCGTCCCGTCGATCTTCGTACGCCGGAGGAGCCACGATGCCCGCAGACACACCCGAGCCGCCCGCGCAGGATCCACGCACCCTGACATCGGAGTACGCGGGCCTCGCCCGGGAAACCACCCTCCTCAACCCGGAGCCCGGCGACCCCGGCGCGCGGGAGAGCTCGCTGGGAGGCAAACTGCTGTGGCCCGCGGACGAGCCGTGGCCATACTGCGCGCAGGAAGACCACTGGACGTTCGGCCCCGACCTGTCCAACAGGACCGAGATCGTCCCGGGCGCGGTGCCGATGGTGCCGATCCTCCAACTGTTCGCCCGGGACGTGCCGGGGCTGGAGTTCCCGGAGGGAAAGGACTTGCTACAGCTGGTGTGGTGCGCGCTGATGCACGAGCAGGATCCCAGGCTGCTAGTGATGCCGCAGTTGTACTGGCGCAACGAGGCGGAGGTCATGGCCCGTGGGCTGCTGTCCGAGATCCCCGAGGTGAGCGAGGGGGAGTACGACGAGGACAACATGCCGGAACCGTCCACGTTGTCCCCGACGACCGCGGAGGACTTCCCGAGCTGGCATGATCTGCCCGAGGACATGCGGGAGACCTGGGAACCCCGTCTCGGGTCGCCGACGGGCGGCGCCTTGTGGCCGCCCGACTCCCACGTCGTCGGGACGAAGGTCGGCGGCTGGCCTGCCTGGACGCAGCCCGCCGACTGGCCGAACTGCGAGAGCGGGCACCGCATGGAGCACCTTCTGACCATCACCGGCGACATACAGCTGGGCGACTGCGGCGGCGTCTACTTCTTCCACTGCCGCCAGTGCCCCGGCCTCCCGTGGGACTGGCGCTTCGACTGCCACTGACAGCTGAGGTCGGTGGAGCGACTTTGGCCTGATCACGGACTGGGACGCTCGCGCGGCGGGTTCACCACCAAGCTGCACCTGGCCGTCGAACAGGGCCAGAAGCCCATGTCGATCGTGGTGACGGCAGGGCAGCGCGGCGACTCGCCGCAGTTCGAACCGGTGCTGGACAAGGTCCGCGTGCCCCGCATCGGGCCGGGCCGGCCGCGCGTCCGCCCCGATCGCGTGCGCGCCGACAAGGCGTACGCCTCCCGCAGGAACCGCGCCTACCTGCGCCGGCGCAGAATCCGCTGCACCGTCCCGGACAAGGCCGACCAGGCACGCAACCGCCAGAAGCTCGGCTCCCGCGGCGGCCTGCCGCCGCATTTCGACCCGGCCGACTACCGCGAGCGTCACGCGGTCGAGTGCGGGATCAACCGCCTCAAGCGGCACCGCGCCGTCGCTACGCGATACGAAAAACTCGCCGTCCGCTACGAAGCGACAGTACGGGTCGCAACGATCAATCAATGGCTATGACGCTGTCTCGCGCGTCATCACATACGCGTTCCCGACGTCAGGATCGCCGTAGAAGAAGAACAGCTTCAACTCGTCGTGCTGATCGCGGTCCACGTAGAAGTACCGCGAATAGGTTGTTGGGGGCTCAGGAGCCAGAGGGTCATTGGCCGTCAAGGGAAAACGACTCTCGACCTGAGTCCGGGCCGTCAACGCCAGTCTGACCTTCTGTCCACCATCGGCGTCGGTCAGTTGCCAGGTTCCCGTACCGGAGAGGCGCCAGCCGTCCTCGAAGTCAAAGTCCTGACCGTCGAGTCTCTCAAGAAGGGCCGTTCCGTCTTCACGAAATGCGACGCGAACGCCCTCGACGTTCTCCCAGCCCCCGGCGACTTCGGCCGGCGTAGCGTCACGGAGCCCTGTTCCCCCGTAGTAATGACAGGGACCGCACGCCGTCAGAACAGTCAACGCCCATACCGATCCGCCGAGCATGGCCCCCCGCGCATGCAACCTGCTCCCACCCGCCACCAGACCCGCCCGTCCTACGCCCGCATCGGCCAACCGATAGAAGTGGGCTGTGGAGGGATACTTTGCCAGTCCTGTCCGTACAGACAGTTGCAGCCTGAACCATCGAGCCGGACGCAGGGTGCGCACGTGTGGTGCTATTTCCTCCGGCTCGCCTCGATCACGAAGGCGGCTATCAGGCAGGCCGCGACCGCGGCCGCCGAACCGAAGAAGATCCCCTCGAAGACCAAGCCGTTCGCGCCCTCGACCGTGCCATCTTCATGCATACAAGACTTCTCGAAAGGGAAGCTGGCCGTACGCAGAACCTCGCAGTGGTTCTGCAGGTCCTCATTGACCACGCTCGCCTTGATCCAGGACAGAGCCCATACGAGGAAAAAGATCCCGGCGAAGGCGCACACGGCGCCCCACAGCCGGTTCAGTTGAGCATCACGCGTGCCGGTTCTCGTCATACGGCGGAGCCTACTGGCGGACGCTCCAAGCGGTCCGCCTGTTCGACCGCCTCCAGCAGCCGACTTGACGCGCTAACCGGCTGAGGTGTTTCCGCTGCCGATCGGTTCCTTCAGTCAGTATCGGCTGGCGACCGTCGTGCCGTGCATCGAGTCCTCCCTCCCTGCGTGTCCGAGCGCTGGGGCCGGCCGGCTCCGGGCCGTGCACCGGAAGTCCTGCCGGATGGCGCGAGCCGATCTCGACGACACATGGCTGTCAGTGCCCTCAAGTAGATTC includes:
- a CDS encoding DUF1963 domain-containing protein — its product is MPADTPEPPAQDPRTLTSEYAGLARETTLLNPEPGDPGARESSLGGKLLWPADEPWPYCAQEDHWTFGPDLSNRTEIVPGAVPMVPILQLFARDVPGLEFPEGKDLLQLVWCALMHEQDPRLLVMPQLYWRNEAEVMARGLLSEIPEVSEGEYDEDNMPEPSTLSPTTAEDFPSWHDLPEDMRETWEPRLGSPTGGALWPPDSHVVGTKVGGWPAWTQPADWPNCESGHRMEHLLTITGDIQLGDCGGVYFFHCRQCPGLPWDWRFDCH